A portion of the Caenorhabditis elegans chromosome III genome contains these proteins:
- the B0244.5 gene encoding Putative G-protein coupled receptor B0244.5 (Confirmed by transcript evidence), whose translation MQNIFENCSYHSKYEPYFLNCTNTTNQCVLIQDVGIIQAIDFWANLCIPFTLFVIAFILNGYYLSILIPEFRKMNDTTKKQYIFVVSRGISSLSASSIMMVLRLLKMLSTSFTVYFLFFLIDDLSFYSLLGSYVGSTLLLYLATVRPIFYSIQISVRIVYKFALVNVLLAVVLAVTTAIFQAAEVSDGFFHCDVQHCQPIINIAMFVIIATSFLIPIITLTFVLVTLCFQKSRTQSIGNFTVDNSVYKSARTRLAWTLFTFTLISLTEMIPSSFLVNLRVEDTITICVNFYQADHLFIPAIMNSFQTLAWGIALIVDPLCALLFDPRIRKVWVEHVSRLSIIIGRSFEACCHSNLNKEIQDK comes from the exons atgcaaaatattttcgaaaattgttcatatcATTCGAAATACGAGCCATACTTTCTAAATTGCACAAACACAACTAATCAATGTGTTCTTATTCAG GACGTCGGTATTATTCAGGCAATCGACTTTTGGGCCAATTTATGTATTCCATTCACTTTATTTGTGATTGCATTTATCTTAAACGGATATTATTTATCAATATTAATacctgaattcagaaaaatgaatgacaC AACTAAAAAGCAGTACATTTTTGTTGTCAGTCGTGGTATATCTTCACTTTCTGCATCTTCTATAATGATGGTTCTACGATTGTTGAAAATGCTTTCCACAAGTTTCAccgtttattttttattttttctgattgacGATCTGAGTTTCTACAGTCTTCTTG GCTCTTATGTTGGCTCCACACTTCTCCTGTACCTTGCAACTGTCCGACCAATTTTCTACAGCATTCAGATTTCCGTGAGAATCGTTTATAAATTTGCGCTTGTCAATGTTCTTCTAGCAGTTGTACTAGCG GTAACAACTGCGATATTCCAAGCAGCCGAAGTTTCGGATGGCTTTTTCCATTGTGATGTTCAGCATTGTCAACCAATTATTAATATTGCAATGT TTGTAATAATTGCCACGTCATTCCTGATCCCAATAATTACATTGACGTTTGTATTAGTAACGCTATGCTTCCAAAAAAGTCGAACCCAAAGT ATTGGTAACTTCACAGTTGACAACTCTGTATATAAATCAGCACGGACCCGTCTTGCATGGACATTATTCACTTTTACATTAATTAGTCTCACTGAAATGATTCCATCGTCTTTTCTAGTCAATCTGCGAGTTG aggATACAATTACAATATGCGTAAACTTTTACCAAGCTGATCATTTGTTCATACCTGCCATTATGAACTCATTCCAGACACTTGCCTG GGGAATAGCTCTGATCGTCGACCCACTTTGTGCATTGCTATTTGACCCTCGAATAAGAAAAGTTTGGGTAGAACAT GTAAGCAGACTGAGCATAATCATTGGAAGATCTTTTGAAGCGTGTTGCCATTCAAATCTAAATAAGGAAATTCAGGACAAATAG
- the B0244.4 gene encoding G-protein coupled receptors family 1 profile domain-containing protein (Partially confirmed by transcript evidence), which translates to MANIFENCSYHSPYEPYYLNCTNTTNQCTLVQDVETIESIIFWIDFLIPCTLFVVACFLNAYYLSILVPEFTEMNDITKKQYIFMVSRAISALTACVIMLALRILQLITSSFTIYFLFFLIDDLSFYSLLGSYVGSAILLYLATIRPILYSNRISVRTVYKFAIANLITSVVLAITTAMFQAADLSDGPFQCDLKHCQPITNMIMLVLILTSFLIPIVTLSFVLVTLCFYKNRSESIGDFTTDNSVSKSARTRLAWTLFTFTLITLTEAIPSFYLVGTSIDSSMIICSNFYKADHLIVPFTMNSLKTLAWAIALNVDPLCSLLFDPRIRKVWVQHTEKLKLVIQNTICGFSSTKSSKV; encoded by the exons ATggccaatatttttgaaaactgttcatATCATTCGCCGTATGAACCGTATTACTTGAATTGCACGAATACTACGAATCAATGTACACTTGTTCAG GATGTCGAAACAATCGAgtcaatcattttttggattgaTTTTCTAATACCATGCACTTTATTCGTTGTTGCATGCTTTCTAAATGCATATTATTTGTCAATTTTAGTACCGGAGTTCACAGAAATGAATGATAT AACGAAGAAACAGTATATTTTCATGGTGAGCAGAGCAATTTCAGCACTTACCGCATGTGTTATCATGTTGGCTCTAAGAATTCTTCAGCTAATCACATCAAGCTTCACTAtctatttcttgttttttctaattgatGATCTCAGCTTTTACAGCCTGCTAG GCTCGTACGTTGGCTCCGCAATCCTTTTGTACCTCGCAACAATACGACCCATATTGTACAGTAACCGAATATCTGTCCGAACTGTGTACAAGTTTGCAATTGCCAATTTGATAACATCAGTAGTGTTAGCG ATCACAACAGCCATGTTTCAAGCTGCTGATCTATCAGATGGACCATTTCAATGTGATTTAAAACATTGTCAACCAATAACCAATATGATAATGT tAGTACTAATTTTGACGTCATTTCTCATCCCAATTGTCACATTATCATTTGTTTTGGTGACTTTATGtttctacaaaaatcgatCCGAAAGT attggaGACTTTACAACCGATAACTCTGTATCTAAATCAGCCCGGACCCGTCTTGCATGGACACTATTCACTTTTACATTGATTACTCTAACTGAAGCAATTCCTTCGTTTTATCTTGTTGGTACAAGTATTg ACAGTTCAATGATAATATGCTCAAATTTCTATAAAGCCGATCATTTAATTGTACCATTTACAATGAATTCATTGAAAACCCTTGCTTG ggcAATTGCTCTCAACGTGGATCCTTTGTGCTCATTGTTATTCGATCCCCGAATACGAAAAGTTTGGGTACAACAT acagaaaAGCTGAAACTAGTCATACAGAACACTATTTGTGGTTTCTCTAGTACAAAGAGttcaaaagtctga
- the B0244.4 gene encoding Putative G-protein coupled receptor B0244.4 (Partially confirmed by transcript evidence), which produces MANIFENCSYHSPYEPYYLNCTNTTNQCTLVQDVETIESIIFWIDFLIPCTLFVVACFLNAYYLSILVPEFTEMNDITKKQYIFMVSRAISALTACVIMLALRILQLITSSFTIYFLFFLIDDLSFYSLLGSYVGSAILLYLATIRPILYSNRISVRTVYKFAIANLITSVVLAITTAMFQAADLSDGPFQCDLKHCQPITNMIMLVLILTSFLIPIVTLSFVLVTLCFYKNRSESIGDFTTDNSVSKSARTRLAWTLFTFTLITLTEAIPSFYLVGTSIGQLLSTWILCAHCYSIPEYEKFGYNIQKS; this is translated from the exons ATggccaatatttttgaaaactgttcatATCATTCGCCGTATGAACCGTATTACTTGAATTGCACGAATACTACGAATCAATGTACACTTGTTCAG GATGTCGAAACAATCGAgtcaatcattttttggattgaTTTTCTAATACCATGCACTTTATTCGTTGTTGCATGCTTTCTAAATGCATATTATTTGTCAATTTTAGTACCGGAGTTCACAGAAATGAATGATAT AACGAAGAAACAGTATATTTTCATGGTGAGCAGAGCAATTTCAGCACTTACCGCATGTGTTATCATGTTGGCTCTAAGAATTCTTCAGCTAATCACATCAAGCTTCACTAtctatttcttgttttttctaattgatGATCTCAGCTTTTACAGCCTGCTAG GCTCGTACGTTGGCTCCGCAATCCTTTTGTACCTCGCAACAATACGACCCATATTGTACAGTAACCGAATATCTGTCCGAACTGTGTACAAGTTTGCAATTGCCAATTTGATAACATCAGTAGTGTTAGCG ATCACAACAGCCATGTTTCAAGCTGCTGATCTATCAGATGGACCATTTCAATGTGATTTAAAACATTGTCAACCAATAACCAATATGATAATGT tAGTACTAATTTTGACGTCATTTCTCATCCCAATTGTCACATTATCATTTGTTTTGGTGACTTTATGtttctacaaaaatcgatCCGAAAGT attggaGACTTTACAACCGATAACTCTGTATCTAAATCAGCCCGGACCCGTCTTGCATGGACACTATTCACTTTTACATTGATTACTCTAACTGAAGCAATTCCTTCGTTTTATCTTGTTGGTACAAGTATTg ggcAATTGCTCTCAACGTGGATCCTTTGTGCTCATTGTTATTCGATCCCCGAATACGAAAAGTTTGGGTACAACAT acagaaaAGCTGA
- the B0244.4 gene encoding G_PROTEIN_RECEP_F1_2 domain-containing protein (Partially confirmed by transcript evidence), which produces MANIFENCSYHSPYEPYYLNCTNTTNQCTLVQDVETIESIIFWIDFLIPCTLFVVACFLNAYYLSILVPEFTEMNDITKKQYIFMVSRAISALTACVIMLALRILQLITSSFTIYFLFFLIDDLSFYSLLGSYVGSAILLYLATIRPILYSNRISVRTVYKFAIANLITSVVLAIGDFTTDNSVSKSARTRLAWTLFTFTLITLTEAIPSFYLVGTSIDSSMIICSNFYKADHLIVPFTMNSLKTLAWAIALNVDPLCSLLFDPRIRKVWVQHTEKLKLVIQNTICGFSSTKSSKV; this is translated from the exons ATggccaatatttttgaaaactgttcatATCATTCGCCGTATGAACCGTATTACTTGAATTGCACGAATACTACGAATCAATGTACACTTGTTCAG GATGTCGAAACAATCGAgtcaatcattttttggattgaTTTTCTAATACCATGCACTTTATTCGTTGTTGCATGCTTTCTAAATGCATATTATTTGTCAATTTTAGTACCGGAGTTCACAGAAATGAATGATAT AACGAAGAAACAGTATATTTTCATGGTGAGCAGAGCAATTTCAGCACTTACCGCATGTGTTATCATGTTGGCTCTAAGAATTCTTCAGCTAATCACATCAAGCTTCACTAtctatttcttgttttttctaattgatGATCTCAGCTTTTACAGCCTGCTAG GCTCGTACGTTGGCTCCGCAATCCTTTTGTACCTCGCAACAATACGACCCATATTGTACAGTAACCGAATATCTGTCCGAACTGTGTACAAGTTTGCAATTGCCAATTTGATAACATCAGTAGTGTTAGCG attggaGACTTTACAACCGATAACTCTGTATCTAAATCAGCCCGGACCCGTCTTGCATGGACACTATTCACTTTTACATTGATTACTCTAACTGAAGCAATTCCTTCGTTTTATCTTGTTGGTACAAGTATTg ACAGTTCAATGATAATATGCTCAAATTTCTATAAAGCCGATCATTTAATTGTACCATTTACAATGAATTCATTGAAAACCCTTGCTTG ggcAATTGCTCTCAACGTGGATCCTTTGTGCTCATTGTTATTCGATCCCCGAATACGAAAAGTTTGGGTACAACAT acagaaaAGCTGAAACTAGTCATACAGAACACTATTTGTGGTTTCTCTAGTACAAAGAGttcaaaagtctga